The Aedes aegypti strain LVP_AGWG chromosome 3, AaegL5.0 Primary Assembly, whole genome shotgun sequence genome contains a region encoding:
- the LOC5568427 gene encoding probable G-protein coupled receptor No18: MAIVSVIPVINITNSSDNGANGTNGTVGGGGGVGEFDDGSGCPRQDEILYPSIFGIDLAVPQWEAIATALILTLIIIITIVGNVLVILSVFTYKPLRIVQNFFIVSLAVADLTVAILVLPFNVAYSILGRWEFGIHVCKMWLTSDVLCCTASILNLCAIALDRYWAITDPINYAQKRTLERVLALIAGVWILSLLISSPPLIGWNDWPEPEKFSSEFPCQLTSNQGYVIYSSLGSFYIPLIIMTIVYIEIYIATRRRLRERAQASKINTLASRCIGQSEKDTCMNQPDQESISSEANHNEHPHNSTSSSSNEHRSQRKRKKKAKEKKEAKEAAKRAKQNQLRIALRDEDSVTECPENSSISAKANCDIKSATGGPNGMAATGTTAEGEDVNASATTNGDKNPLQQKATSSAETRLRTKQSIRRPGGLNQFIEEKQKISLSKERRAARTLGIIMGVFVVCWLPFFLMYVILPFCPSCCPTNKLINFITWLGYINSALNPIIYTIFNLDYRRAFKRLLGIKQ; the protein is encoded by the coding sequence ATGGCAATTGTATCAGTGATACCAGTTATCAACATTACAAACTCGAGTGACAATGGTGCGAATGGGACGAATGGAACCGTTGGTGGTGGTGGAGGAGTTGGAGAGTTTGACGATGGGAGTGGGTGCCCGAGGCAAGATGAAATCCTGTATCCGAGTATATTTGGAATTGACCTAGCGGTGCCACAATGGGAGGCCATTGCAACCGCACTCATACTGACGCTCATTATCATCATTACCATCGTAGGCAACGTGCTGGTCATATTGAGCGTATTCACATACAAGCCGCTGAGGATTGTGCAGAACTTCTTCATTGTGTCACTGGCAGTAGCGGACCTGACGGTGGCCATTCTGGTGCTCCCATTCAATGTGGCCTATTCGATACTGGGCCGATGGGAATTTGGCATCCACGTATGCAAAATGTGGCTTACCTCGGATGTCCTGTGCTGTACAGCTTCGATTCTAAATCTGTGTGCAATAGCATTAGATAGGTATTGGGCCATTACCGATCCAATTAATTATGCTCAGAAACGTACCTTGGAGCGAGTGCTGGCATTGATTGCCGGTGTGTGGATACTATCGTTGCTGATCAGTTCTCCACCGTTGATCGGCTGGAACGATTGGCCGGAGCCGGAGAAATTCTCCAGCGAGTTCCCGTGTCAATTAACAAGCAATCAAGGTTATGTCATCTACTCTTCGCTAGGATCATTCTACATCCCCCTGATCATCATGACGATTGTGTACATCGAAATTTACATAGCCACTCGGAGACGTCTCCGGGAAAGGGCCCAAGCATCAAAAATCAACACTTTAGCTAGTAGGTGTATCGGACAGAGTGAAAAAGACACTTGTATGAACCAACCGGACCAGGAATCAATTAGCAGTGAAGCCAACCACAACGAACATCCGCACAATAGCACCAGTAGCAGTAGCAATGAACATCGGTCCCAAAGGAAGCGGAAGAAGAAAGCAAAGGAAAAAAAGGAAGCGAAGGAGGCGGCGAAACGTGCAAAGCAAAATCAACTCCGGATAGCCCTCCGGGATGAAGATTCCGTTACGGAGTGTCCGGAAAATTCGTCCATCAGCGCGAAAGCAAACTGTGATATTAAATCGGCCACCGGTGGTCCCAACGGAATGGCTGCAACCGGTACGACGGCAGAGGGTGAGGATGTCAACGCCTCCGCCACCACCAACGGAGACAAGAATCCGCTACAGCAAAAAGCTACATCTTCGGCGGAAACCCGACTCCGAACAAAACAATCGATCCGAAGGCCCGGCGGCCTTAATCAGTTTATCGAAGAGAAGCAGAAGATTTCGCTTTCCAAGGAAAGGAGGGCGGCCAGGACGCTTGGCATCATCATGGGGGTTTTTGTGGTGTGTTGGTTGCCCTTTTTCCTCATGTACGTAATCCTACCGTTCTGTCCAAGCTGTTGTCCGACGAACAAATTAATTAACTTCATCACTTGGCTGGGATACATCAACTCGGCTTTAAATCCCATTATTTACACGATATTCAATTTGGATTACAGGCGGGCATTCAAACGATTGCTCGGAATCAAACAGTAG